The Ipomoea triloba cultivar NCNSP0323 chromosome 4, ASM357664v1 DNA segment GATTAATGCAAAGAAAAGTTGAGCTCAGATCAAACCCAGGATTAATAATAAGCTAATTAACAAACTCAAGAAAATGGGGGATGGGAAAAGGAAATAAATGACATAAATTACTCCATATGTCTGTAAAAACTGTCCATTTTCTGGGTGACCAGAGGAACCCGCAACCAGTATTAGAGTAAATTTTGCCTTCGGACTCTAATGAGCATCACATGAAGATGGAAACTCGCAACCAGTATCTAGAATAAATCCTGTCTTCTGACTCTAACCAGCAtcacaagaagatgaaaactCACAACCAGTATCTGGGGTAAATCCTGGCCTTTTGACTCTAACCAGCATAGCAAGAAGATTGATAGACGAGTCTGGATTGTTTATAACTGACTAATTCAAACTGTCTGATTTTTTCTTGATGTTAATAAGGTGGCCGAGGAGTACCCCAGAAAGCTTCTGCCGGCAACTGACATGAATTTATGAGGTTGGGAGGCAAACCTTGGAGACCCGTGGCGTCGGAGGAGACCATGATCTGCGGTGGCGATTGTTGTTGGCTGCTAACAATTCCGGCGGTTCCTAACGGTTCGGTTCCTTGGGGTTGGACCGGAGATTCATCGTCTTCTATGGGGAGCCTCTCGTACGCGGCATTTCCGAAAGATGCGGCCATGATCATGACGGGACCGGAGGCCATTAAGGGCCCCACAACGCTGCCGCCGACCACTTGGCCTTGCCCTCCGGCGAGGTAaatggttaggccggaggcggCAGGGGGAGCCGGCGGGGGCAAGTAGGAGCCGGAGAGGGAAAGAATTTCGAATCTTCCGTGGAGAGTGACGACGGCGCCGGGAGACGCCGGTTGCCGGAGAGTGACGTTGGCGACGGTGCCGCTGCCGCTGAGAATGCAGACGCCGCGCTGGCGGCGGGTGGCGAAGCTGGAAATGCTGTCCTGAATATCGCAGCCGTTGGATATTTCCATTACGTGGGATCGGAGGGCGTTGGCGCTGTCACGTGTGATGATGATCGGCGGCTTCGGCTTGTTCTTCGAGCCGGCTGGCCTCCCTCTCGGCTTCCTCCCCGTTTGATCCCCCCCGGAATCTCCGGTACCAGAAGATAACCCCAAACCTTGTTTTCCATCCCCCGTcggactattattattattattattagtcgtTGACGTCACCGTAACATCATCACGATCTCCACCGCCTTTTAACGCCGTCTGCTCCTCGCCGTCAGATTTCGGCATctgcgccggcgccggcgccggcggttGGTGATGGAGGAACTGATTCAACTGAAAATCTCTGCTGCTGTAAAACGGTGGCGGCAAAGGGCGGCCATGATGGGCAGTAAGCGGatccatatataaattaaactgAGCTCCGAAGTCGCcggaaaatcaagaattggggTTTTTAGCTTATGGGTGGGTTTTTTTGTTGGGGAATATAATGAAACGCTAATTCTAACCTTAACCAGAAAGGATGATCAGCTGAAAAGGGTGAATTATTGTTGGTGAGGGTTAGGGTTAGGCTAAGTTAAACACAGATGGTATCATCTTTCGCTCATGAATTCACTCACTCAGAGATGGAGAGATAGATACACACATGcatacattcattcattcatgtTCTGCAGGTTCTTGAtgagagagagaaggagagagagagagagagaggggagaaAGATGGATGTATGGATGATGGGATGGTGTTAAGGATTTGAGTCTTTTTGGTTTGGTAAGACAGCGTGCGCATGGGCGGTCGAAACATGGGTCCCCACACCCTTCTTTCTCTCTCCTTTGTCTCTCCCTCCCAAAAACCCTGCCTGCACCCTCCCCATAATTTCTGTGTTTTACACTTAACTTCTATGAAATCAATGCACCCTAAtcagcttggttggcgtgagtggtcaTATACTCCTTAAGAGGGGTCGGAAGCTTGAACTTCCTCTCGTATAAGCCAGCCTGGTGTGGACGAAGATTATTTTGAGTATGGTACGGGACAATTAAGACTTGAGGGTCCAACTTAGGACGTACACCTTGTGGTCTGACCATAGAAGtcactaattttaatttttataggtATCTTCTTAGTTGAGCTCGTAAGACCTAGTCttcttaatattatttacttctcttatataatttgcagactattacataatataataatgtaatttgtttaatatatacTTTCGAATaataactacagtttctttggtgagccaaaagaaaataaatattcattgttCTTCTCCTCCATCAAATCTCTTTGTATTACTGTCTTTTGTGTTCAGTGAAAATTTTAATCTACACAAGATAATGAGTATTACACTATTACTATTACAGCCTTGTgtgttttagtaaaaaatttaatatatatgaattttttatatGGTACCATGGATACAGGATATATAATTCCCACACTAAAAAAGGATacgtttttatttttcatagtgtAATGCTATCTGTATTGTGAGATGAGACTAATATAGTTTAGCCCTATTTTAGGAAAGCTCCAAAGGGTTATTGTATAcccatgaatttttttttattattgaactGTAATAAGAAATGAAACTTACTCGTTTTGGATTTGATAGGCACCAttaggggtgggcacttcggtTCAGTTTTACCGAACCGAACcaaaccgaaccgtaccgaagtagttcggttcggttcggtataAACCGAAAGAACCGAACGGTACTTAATATAGAGAAACCGAACGGTTCGGGTTTTTTACCGAATCAAACCGAAAAccgttcgttttttttttaagtatatataataaatagtaATAATGAATATTGATCCGTGATGAGGGGATGATGAATGTACAAgatattactttacaatttggattgctatgttaattttgtgtttgaattgttttgtttttatataatatttatatttagacTTTGAA contains these protein-coding regions:
- the LOC116017161 gene encoding AT-hook motif nuclear-localized protein 22-like; the encoded protein is MDPLTAHHGRPLPPPFYSSRDFQLNQFLHHQPPAPAPAQMPKSDGEEQTALKGGGDRDDVTVTSTTNNNNNNSPTGDGKQGLGLSSGTGDSGGDQTGRKPRGRPAGSKNKPKPPIIITRDSANALRSHVMEISNGCDIQDSISSFATRRQRGVCILSGSGTVANVTLRQPASPGAVVTLHGRFEILSLSGSYLPPPAPPAASGLTIYLAGGQGQVVGGSVVGPLMASGPVMIMAASFGNAAYERLPIEDDESPVQPQGTEPLGTAGIVSSQQQSPPQIMVSSDATGLQGLPPNLINSCQLPAEAFWGTPRPPY